In Candidatus Dormiibacterota bacterium, a single genomic region encodes these proteins:
- the rlmB gene encoding 23S rRNA (guanosine(2251)-2'-O)-methyltransferase RlmB, which produces MERRLNRRGHRPARSMQLDFDDVVYGIHTVYETLAAGEGLRTIHVARDRKKDPPLRKLLDRAREGNVQVRFEDRAFFAQLPFKAHQGVVGIAPPFDYAALEDVLHATRGGPALYVVLDHLTDPHNVGAILRTAEAAGASAVILPERRAAGVNATVRKSAAGAAARIPVARVANVARTIARLKEAGVLVLGADAGPDALAMGRADLSGDVAIVIGAEGAGLAPLVKRECDALVKIPMLGALASLNASVAAAVLLYEAVRQRSPR; this is translated from the coding sequence GTGGAGCGTCGCCTGAATCGCCGCGGGCATCGCCCCGCTCGATCGATGCAGCTCGATTTCGACGACGTGGTCTACGGTATTCACACCGTCTACGAAACGCTCGCCGCCGGCGAAGGGCTGCGTACGATCCACGTCGCACGCGATCGCAAGAAGGACCCGCCGCTGCGCAAATTGCTCGATCGTGCGCGCGAAGGAAACGTGCAGGTGCGCTTCGAGGATCGCGCGTTCTTCGCACAACTGCCGTTCAAAGCGCATCAAGGCGTCGTCGGCATCGCGCCGCCATTCGACTATGCCGCTCTCGAAGACGTCCTACACGCGACGCGCGGGGGACCCGCGTTGTACGTCGTTCTCGATCATCTCACGGATCCACACAACGTAGGCGCGATTCTGCGAACCGCAGAAGCCGCCGGTGCGAGCGCCGTCATCCTTCCCGAACGGCGCGCCGCCGGCGTCAATGCAACCGTACGCAAGTCGGCTGCGGGAGCTGCGGCTCGTATCCCGGTTGCGCGCGTTGCAAATGTCGCGCGCACCATCGCGCGATTGAAAGAAGCGGGCGTCCTCGTGCTCGGTGCGGACGCCGGGCCGGACGCGCTTGCGATGGGCAGAGCCGATCTCTCCGGCGACGTCGCCATCGTCATCGGAGCCGAGGGTGCCGGCCTAGCTCCCTTGGTCAAGCGTGAATGCGACGCCCTCGTGAAGATCCCGATGCTCGGCGCACTTGCTTCGCTCAATGCATCGGTTGCCGCGGCCGTGCTCCTTTACGAGGCGGTCCGGCAGCGCTCTCCCCGTTGA
- a CDS encoding DAK2 domain-containing protein: MDVTTLDGRGYARFLAAGSYFLRKYRLVLNDLNVYPVPDGDTGTNMYLTLRSAALEAYAAGAGPVSSVAAAAAQGALMGARGNSGVILSQMLRGFAHHVRHREAVDAFGVAMALREAALAARQALLKPVDGTIVSVADAAADAAYRLALHERDLVRLLSGVLRAANDALERTPDQLPALKEAGVVDAGGAGFVYVLEGALAFLPEVRVRATAFPRRPVRAHVFTARQDVGELRYCTELVLEDATCSVFELRRALEPRAESLLVVGAPPTIKVHVHTDEPERVRAVAARYGTPTRVKVDDMEHQHTMLLVDRPHVERSIVAVVPGPGFEKIARELGAEVTVAGMVNPSVRDLLLAFNKCLSERVYVFANDENAVPAATAAAALSTKSVEVIPTANVVEGINGLIAMRAGEHPSAKALQRAVSETRSARLFVANNDIVLDGASPARGKPAAIYRGRLFAGETLAQVACAVIGEMREGSDGLVTLYYGGGQREKDAQRLGEELRTANAGVDIEYYYGGMKNAEYWVGFDA, encoded by the coding sequence GTGGACGTAACCACCCTGGATGGTCGCGGATATGCCAGGTTCCTCGCGGCCGGGAGTTACTTCTTAAGGAAGTACCGTTTGGTGCTCAACGATCTCAACGTCTATCCGGTGCCAGACGGCGACACCGGAACGAATATGTATCTGACTTTGCGCTCGGCGGCACTGGAAGCCTACGCAGCGGGGGCCGGCCCGGTTTCGTCGGTCGCCGCTGCTGCTGCGCAGGGTGCGCTCATGGGGGCGCGCGGCAACTCCGGAGTCATTCTCTCGCAGATGCTCCGCGGCTTCGCGCACCACGTACGGCACCGCGAGGCGGTCGACGCCTTCGGCGTGGCGATGGCTCTGCGCGAAGCAGCCCTTGCGGCGCGGCAAGCGTTGCTCAAACCGGTGGACGGCACGATCGTCTCGGTTGCCGATGCCGCTGCGGATGCGGCCTATCGTCTGGCGTTGCACGAACGCGATCTCGTCCGGCTCCTCTCGGGTGTGCTGCGCGCGGCAAACGACGCGCTCGAGCGAACGCCGGATCAGCTCCCCGCGCTCAAAGAGGCCGGCGTGGTGGACGCGGGCGGCGCCGGATTCGTGTACGTCTTGGAAGGTGCTCTGGCATTTCTGCCGGAGGTGCGCGTGCGTGCAACCGCGTTCCCGCGCCGCCCCGTGCGCGCGCATGTGTTTACGGCGAGGCAGGACGTTGGGGAGCTGCGCTACTGCACCGAGCTCGTTCTCGAGGATGCGACGTGCTCGGTCTTCGAGCTGCGCCGGGCACTCGAGCCTCGCGCCGAGTCGCTGCTAGTCGTCGGCGCTCCGCCAACGATCAAAGTCCACGTGCACACGGACGAGCCGGAGCGCGTCAGAGCCGTCGCGGCTCGATATGGTACGCCGACACGGGTCAAGGTCGACGATATGGAGCATCAGCACACGATGCTCCTCGTCGACCGTCCGCACGTCGAGCGCTCGATCGTCGCCGTCGTCCCGGGTCCTGGATTCGAAAAAATCGCGCGCGAGCTCGGCGCGGAAGTTACGGTCGCGGGCATGGTGAATCCGAGCGTACGCGACCTGCTGCTCGCATTCAACAAGTGTTTGAGCGAGCGCGTCTACGTGTTTGCCAACGACGAGAATGCGGTTCCCGCTGCAACGGCGGCGGCCGCCCTCTCGACGAAGTCGGTGGAGGTCATCCCTACGGCAAACGTGGTTGAAGGCATCAACGGGCTGATTGCGATGCGCGCCGGCGAGCACCCGAGTGCCAAGGCGCTGCAGCGCGCCGTCTCGGAAACGCGCAGCGCCCGGCTATTCGTCGCGAACAACGACATCGTGCTCGACGGCGCGTCCCCGGCACGCGGCAAGCCGGCGGCGATCTATCGCGGCAGGCTCTTCGCAGGCGAGACGCTCGCGCAGGTCGCTTGCGCGGTCATCGGGGAAATGCGCGAGGGTAGCGATGGCCTCGTGACACTCTACTACGGCGGAGGGCAACGCGAGAAGGACGCGCAGCGCTTGGGCGAAGAGCTTCGGACGGCGAATGCGGGAGTCGACATTGAATACTACTATGGTGGAATGAAAAACGCTGAGTATTGGGTAGGGTTCGATGCCTGA
- the ispF gene encoding 2-C-methyl-D-erythritol 2,4-cyclodiphosphate synthase, translated as MTRIGHGFDAHRLVEGRRLVLGGVPIPFEKGSLGHSDADAIAHALSDAMLGAAALGDLGGRFPDTDARWKDADSMLLLERCAREIRDAGYRIANVDVTVVLQRPRLAPHIERMRRNVAQRLDLPFDRVSIKAKTSEEMGYTGDGTGVAAYAVALLESEPHR; from the coding sequence ATGACGCGGATAGGGCACGGTTTCGACGCACATCGTCTCGTCGAAGGTCGGCGCTTGGTGCTCGGCGGCGTCCCCATACCTTTCGAGAAAGGATCGCTCGGCCACTCCGACGCGGATGCGATCGCGCACGCGCTCTCCGACGCGATGCTCGGCGCCGCAGCACTCGGCGATTTGGGAGGGCGTTTTCCCGACACGGATGCGCGGTGGAAAGATGCCGACTCGATGCTGCTTCTCGAGCGCTGCGCGCGCGAGATACGCGATGCGGGATATCGCATTGCAAACGTCGACGTCACCGTCGTGCTTCAGCGCCCGCGACTCGCTCCGCATATCGAGCGCATGCGACGCAACGTCGCGCAACGGCTGGATCTTCCGTTCGACCGCGTGTCGATCAAGGCGAAGACGAGCGAGGAGATGGGCTATACCGGCGACGGCACCGGCGTCGCTGCCTACGCGGTTGCGCTACTGGAGTCAGAGCCTCATCGGTGA
- the ispD gene encoding 2-C-methyl-D-erythritol 4-phosphate cytidylyltransferase: MAMRWGAVVAAGGRGERFGQPKQFVEIAGLPMLGWSIRTFAGMQEIAEIVIAIDAGLVDRAEEMLAELAPEMLSRVVVGGHTRQESVANGIAALSARVDAVLVHDGARPLVRAQNVRAAMREVRPGRGAVIAAPVVDTIKVVDRATMRVRQTLERSDLWAAQTPQLATLADFRTAFAGDIHATDDTALLEHVGIEVVVVPSRHANFKVTLPEDVAPADVILRERLQQGMPEHEALLVEVFASLEHVDAICRAIEAHAGRVDAIERDLPRGAVVRAYIDAARLHDFESSFVPLAEGSATITVHNSGGLP, translated from the coding sequence ATGGCTATGCGTTGGGGAGCGGTCGTCGCGGCCGGAGGACGAGGCGAGCGATTCGGACAGCCGAAACAGTTCGTCGAGATCGCCGGGCTGCCGATGCTGGGCTGGTCGATCCGCACGTTCGCGGGGATGCAAGAGATCGCCGAGATCGTCATCGCGATCGATGCAGGGCTCGTCGATCGGGCCGAAGAGATGCTTGCGGAGCTTGCCCCGGAAATGCTCTCTCGCGTCGTCGTGGGCGGACACACGCGCCAGGAGTCGGTCGCAAACGGCATCGCCGCGTTGAGCGCGCGTGTCGACGCGGTATTGGTTCACGACGGAGCGCGTCCGTTGGTTCGCGCGCAGAACGTGCGGGCGGCAATGCGAGAGGTCCGCCCCGGTCGCGGCGCGGTGATCGCCGCCCCCGTCGTGGACACGATCAAGGTCGTGGATCGCGCGACGATGCGCGTGCGCCAAACCCTCGAACGCTCGGATCTGTGGGCGGCGCAGACGCCGCAGCTCGCAACGCTCGCAGATTTTCGCACGGCGTTCGCCGGCGACATTCATGCGACCGACGACACCGCTCTGCTCGAACACGTCGGCATAGAGGTTGTCGTCGTTCCCTCTCGGCATGCGAACTTCAAGGTGACGCTCCCTGAAGACGTCGCGCCGGCGGACGTCATCTTGCGCGAGCGGTTGCAGCAAGGCATGCCGGAGCACGAGGCGCTTCTCGTGGAGGTCTTTGCGAGCTTGGAGCACGTCGATGCGATCTGCCGGGCAATCGAAGCGCATGCGGGTCGCGTCGATGCGATAGAGCGGGATTTGCCGCGCGGGGCCGTGGTTCGCGCCTACATCGATGCCGCCCGGCTGCACGATTTCGAGAGCTCGTTCGTTCCGCTTGCTGAGGGCTCGGCCACGATCACGGTACACAATAGCGGCGGCCTCCCATGA
- the cysS gene encoding cysteine--tRNA ligase, with amino-acid sequence MGDLTPLRLYNTRTHAVEAFSPLLDDEVRVYVCGLTPSGEAHLGHARSFLFFDVLRRHLEHRGYRVTYVQNVTDIDDRSIATAREEGTTYRDVVERHYTSFKKSMRKLGVREPDIEPCATQFVPQIQAMIRALIERGHAYAVDDGVYYAVRSFPGYGLLSRRNLEELEAGARIEIDEFKRDPLDFALWKFAKEGEPSWKFDPYGAGRPGWHIECSAMSRELLDPPGNGFDIHGGGADLIFPHHENEIAQSEPLMRHPPMANLWVHGGLLLFDNRKMSKSLGNFEPLSALLERHDPQAIRLLFLQTGYRKVMNFTEESVSAARVVLERLKKTYRTLKIAGALDSGANGDVFDRVAAALNDDMNTAVALAEVLRAESPSFGAFERALTLLGITPDETWLAESPALLPQDFVRRLATLLAGEIEVDGVSPEQAVERIIASRRQAREQRDWMKSDRLRDALAACGVRLHDTKEGTTWSVA; translated from the coding sequence GTGGGTGATCTAACGCCGCTGAGGCTCTACAATACAAGAACGCATGCCGTCGAGGCGTTCTCTCCGCTGCTCGACGATGAGGTTCGCGTCTACGTATGCGGCTTGACGCCGTCAGGCGAGGCGCATCTTGGCCACGCGCGGTCGTTTCTCTTTTTCGACGTTTTGCGCCGTCATCTCGAGCATCGCGGATACCGCGTGACGTACGTGCAAAACGTCACCGACATCGACGACCGCAGCATCGCGACGGCGCGCGAGGAAGGCACGACGTATCGCGACGTCGTCGAGCGTCATTACACGTCGTTCAAGAAATCGATGCGCAAGCTCGGTGTGCGCGAACCGGACATCGAACCCTGTGCCACGCAGTTCGTGCCGCAGATCCAAGCGATGATTCGCGCGCTGATCGAAAGAGGTCACGCGTACGCTGTGGACGACGGCGTGTACTACGCGGTGCGGTCGTTTCCCGGATACGGCTTGCTCAGCCGGAGAAATCTCGAAGAGCTGGAGGCGGGTGCGCGCATCGAGATCGACGAGTTCAAGCGCGACCCGCTCGACTTCGCGCTGTGGAAGTTTGCCAAGGAGGGCGAGCCGTCGTGGAAGTTCGATCCGTACGGCGCCGGCCGGCCGGGATGGCACATCGAGTGCTCGGCGATGTCTCGCGAGCTGCTGGATCCGCCGGGGAACGGGTTCGACATCCACGGCGGCGGGGCGGACCTCATCTTTCCGCATCATGAAAACGAGATCGCGCAGAGCGAGCCCTTGATGCGGCATCCGCCCATGGCAAACCTTTGGGTGCACGGCGGGCTCTTGCTCTTCGATAATCGCAAAATGTCGAAGTCGCTCGGAAACTTCGAGCCGCTGAGCGCCTTGCTCGAACGTCACGATCCGCAAGCGATTCGCCTGCTTTTCCTGCAAACGGGATATCGCAAGGTGATGAACTTCACGGAAGAATCGGTGTCGGCGGCGCGCGTGGTGCTGGAGCGCTTGAAGAAGACGTATCGGACGCTGAAGATCGCCGGAGCGCTGGACTCCGGAGCGAATGGCGACGTGTTCGATCGCGTCGCGGCGGCACTCAACGACGACATGAATACGGCGGTTGCACTCGCAGAAGTACTGCGCGCGGAATCGCCGTCGTTCGGTGCCTTCGAGCGAGCGCTCACGCTTCTGGGCATCACCCCCGATGAAACGTGGCTCGCCGAATCGCCGGCGCTCTTGCCTCAGGATTTCGTTCGTCGACTGGCAACGCTGCTCGCAGGCGAGATCGAGGTCGACGGCGTTTCTCCCGAGCAAGCGGTGGAGCGGATCATCGCTTCGCGCCGGCAAGCGCGCGAGCAGCGGGACTGGATGAAATCGGATCGGCTCCGAGACGCACTCGCCGCGTGCGGAGTGCGCCTTCATGACACAAAGGAAGGAACGACGTGGAGCGTCGCCTGA
- the hemW gene encoding radical SAM family heme chaperone HemW codes for MPLGVYVHLAFCPYLCPYCDFAKWPYRASAARRYLEALEEELDSVPKRPAATVFIGGGTPNTYDATTLAALVSRVRAHFASDISHEVTVEVNPELVRADDFPAYRDAGVTRLSIGVQSFDADEARTLGRKHSLRDVERAVAWARKARVPSVSVDLIFAVPGQTPHSWRTSLQRAIALGVDHISTYGLTVEEGTPYASVRARDPGWFLDDAVEAQLYEIAMDELGTAGYEQYEISNFARPGHRCAHNENYWANGEYVGMGVGAASYVGGVRSTHARNLSAYVDAALAHVPIPGESERLDGTRRAGEAMMLALRTAQGVGLRAFKERYDIDVLTLYANPIAEYTSTGLLERHGDFVRLTRRGRLFANDVCAAFLEVPPSA; via the coding sequence GTGCCGCTCGGCGTCTACGTTCATCTTGCCTTCTGCCCGTATCTCTGCCCGTATTGCGACTTCGCGAAATGGCCGTATCGCGCGAGCGCGGCGAGGCGCTATTTGGAGGCGCTCGAAGAGGAGCTAGACTCCGTGCCGAAGCGCCCGGCGGCGACGGTCTTCATCGGCGGGGGAACGCCGAATACGTACGACGCAACGACGCTCGCCGCCCTCGTGTCACGTGTGCGCGCACATTTTGCAAGCGACATCTCGCACGAGGTCACCGTAGAGGTAAATCCGGAGCTCGTTCGCGCCGATGATTTCCCGGCGTATCGCGACGCAGGTGTGACGCGTCTTTCGATTGGAGTTCAGTCCTTCGACGCGGACGAAGCGCGAACCCTAGGCCGAAAACACTCGCTGCGTGACGTCGAGCGCGCAGTAGCCTGGGCCCGCAAGGCGCGGGTTCCCTCGGTGAGCGTAGACCTCATCTTCGCCGTTCCCGGGCAGACGCCGCATTCGTGGCGCACCTCGCTGCAGCGAGCGATTGCGCTCGGCGTCGATCATATTTCGACGTACGGCCTTACGGTCGAAGAAGGAACGCCGTATGCGAGCGTACGCGCGCGCGACCCGGGCTGGTTTCTCGACGATGCCGTCGAGGCCCAGCTCTACGAGATCGCGATGGACGAGCTAGGCACGGCGGGATACGAGCAGTACGAGATCAGCAACTTTGCACGCCCGGGTCATCGCTGCGCACACAACGAGAACTACTGGGCCAACGGTGAGTACGTCGGGATGGGTGTGGGCGCGGCGTCGTACGTCGGCGGCGTGCGTTCGACACACGCGCGGAACTTGAGCGCTTACGTGGATGCGGCGCTCGCGCACGTGCCGATTCCAGGGGAAAGCGAGCGCCTCGATGGTACGCGCCGGGCAGGGGAGGCGATGATGCTCGCGCTTCGAACGGCGCAAGGGGTCGGGCTTCGAGCGTTCAAAGAACGATACGATATCGATGTTCTTACGCTGTACGCAAACCCCATCGCAGAGTACACGTCTACCGGCCTGCTCGAGCGGCACGGCGACTTCGTGCGGCTGACGCGCCGAGGAAGGCTTTTTGCAAATGACGTATGCGCGGCGTTCTTAGAGGTTCCGCCATCCGCATAG
- a CDS encoding PIN domain-containing protein produces MVLRAVFGLLFGIVGFLIGREAYVNVFSIHFTSQWTQVALLVLAPVAGAVVGVLVAPLAQSLFEEQLAAFEEAIERLAPSEIAGGAIGLIAGLVIAFLIKSVVVEFVTVGGRTGTYLAIAVYLLVAIFTSYLGARVGAKMRILPVPLAAATGSPLAKVVDTSVIVDGRIVDIAGSGFLEGTLIVPRFVLRELQAIADSNDPLKRTRGRRGLEVLGRLQELSAIEIGERDYDDMPPGSVDAKLVRFAREIGARLLTNDYNLNRVAQLEGVAVLNVNELANAVRAAVLPGEELRATVIKEGKEPHQGVAYLDDGTMIVVEHGRHLLGESVNVIVTSVLQTVAGRMIFARPKKE; encoded by the coding sequence GTGGTCTTGCGCGCGGTCTTCGGGTTGCTCTTTGGCATCGTAGGATTTCTCATCGGGCGCGAGGCGTACGTCAACGTCTTCTCGATCCACTTCACGAGCCAATGGACGCAGGTCGCACTGCTCGTGCTCGCGCCCGTCGCCGGCGCCGTCGTGGGCGTGCTCGTCGCGCCGCTTGCGCAGAGCCTCTTCGAAGAGCAGCTAGCGGCGTTCGAAGAGGCGATCGAGCGGCTCGCACCGTCGGAGATCGCAGGCGGCGCGATCGGCTTGATCGCCGGTCTGGTGATCGCATTCCTCATCAAAAGCGTCGTCGTCGAGTTCGTGACGGTCGGCGGACGAACGGGGACCTACCTCGCCATCGCGGTGTATCTGCTGGTGGCGATCTTTACGTCGTATCTGGGAGCGCGCGTCGGTGCGAAAATGCGGATACTCCCCGTACCGCTCGCTGCCGCCACGGGATCGCCCCTCGCCAAAGTCGTCGACACGTCGGTGATCGTCGACGGACGAATCGTCGACATCGCGGGTAGCGGATTTCTCGAAGGGACGCTGATCGTGCCCCGTTTCGTGCTGCGAGAGCTGCAGGCGATCGCCGATTCGAACGATCCGCTCAAGCGCACGCGCGGACGGCGCGGGCTCGAGGTGCTGGGGCGCCTTCAAGAGCTTTCCGCAATCGAGATCGGGGAACGGGACTACGACGACATGCCGCCGGGGAGCGTCGATGCGAAGCTCGTGCGGTTCGCGCGCGAGATCGGCGCCCGCCTGCTAACGAACGACTACAATCTCAATCGTGTCGCCCAGCTCGAGGGGGTTGCGGTGCTCAACGTCAACGAGCTGGCGAATGCCGTCCGCGCCGCCGTACTCCCCGGTGAGGAGCTGCGCGCGACCGTCATCAAAGAAGGGAAAGAGCCGCACCAGGGTGTTGCCTATCTCGACGATGGAACGATGATCGTGGTGGAGCATGGCCGGCATCTGCTCGGGGAGAGTGTAAACGTCATCGTAACCTCGGTGCTGCAAACGGTTGCCGGCCGCATGATCTTCGCGCGGCCGAAGAAGGAATAG
- the sigH gene encoding RNA polymerase sporulation sigma factor SigH produces MAMTHPAPDGLDYQQRVDEDLVAIAKTGDNLAMEYLLNKYKNFVRIKAKSYFLIGADREDIIQEGMIGLYKAVRDFKADKLSSFRAFAELCITRQIITAIKTATRQKHIPLNQYISLNKPIYDEDSERTLLDVMASQKTSDPEELVVTQEVSDDIRQRIRQNLSELESQVLESYLEGKSYQEMARDLGRHVKSIDNALQRVKRKIEKNLAEFEFQ; encoded by the coding sequence ATGGCAATGACCCATCCCGCGCCGGATGGACTCGACTACCAGCAGAGAGTCGACGAGGACCTTGTCGCCATTGCAAAGACCGGCGACAACCTGGCGATGGAATACCTGCTGAACAAGTATAAGAACTTCGTCCGTATCAAGGCCAAGAGCTACTTTCTCATCGGCGCCGATCGCGAAGACATCATCCAAGAAGGGATGATCGGTCTCTACAAGGCCGTACGCGACTTCAAGGCCGACAAGCTTTCGAGCTTTCGCGCCTTTGCCGAGCTCTGCATTACGCGTCAGATCATCACGGCGATCAAGACCGCAACGCGGCAAAAGCATATCCCGCTCAATCAGTACATCTCACTGAACAAGCCGATCTACGATGAAGACAGCGAGCGGACGCTGCTCGACGTCATGGCGTCGCAGAAGACGTCCGACCCGGAAGAGTTGGTCGTGACGCAAGAGGTCTCAGACGACATCCGTCAGCGTATTCGCCAGAATCTCTCGGAGCTGGAGTCTCAGGTCCTCGAGTCGTACCTCGAAGGCAAGAGCTATCAAGAGATGGCGCGCGATCTCGGGCGTCACGTCAAGTCGATCGACAACGCGCTGCAGCGCGTGAAGCGGAAGATCGAGAAGAATCTCGCTGAGTTCGAGTTCCAGTAA
- the plsX gene encoding phosphate acyltransferase PlsX, protein MPEEPSKPRIVVDAMGGDHAPEEIVAGVLLAAADSDAEIILTGDEARVRPLLRGEAGRRIQVCHAPETVPMDQYASQALRSADRSSLGAAVAMLKDGTADAVISAGNSGAFLAIALVKLRTIEGVARPAIATVWPALNGPTVLLDSGANVDCRPEWLMQFGIMGSAYAKEVLGIERPRVAIISIGEERTKGNQQVLEAAKLLDAAPVHFIGNVEGKDLFHNVADVIVTDGFVGNVVLKAGEGIASDLGRVLRETLLGGSLLTKLGTMMLAPELRRLRRRFDYETYGAAPLLGLRGNCLVTHGRASRNAIKHAIAAAIQEVRHDVVGTIAGLLAPNANAPSVD, encoded by the coding sequence ATGCCTGAAGAGCCGTCGAAGCCGCGCATCGTCGTCGACGCGATGGGAGGCGATCACGCTCCGGAGGAGATTGTCGCCGGAGTCCTGCTCGCCGCCGCCGATTCGGACGCGGAGATCATTCTCACGGGTGACGAGGCGCGGGTGCGCCCGCTGTTGCGCGGCGAGGCGGGACGGCGTATCCAGGTGTGCCATGCTCCGGAAACCGTTCCGATGGATCAGTACGCGTCCCAGGCCTTGCGCTCCGCCGATCGGAGCTCGCTCGGTGCGGCCGTTGCGATGCTCAAGGATGGCACGGCGGACGCCGTGATCTCGGCAGGAAACAGCGGCGCGTTTCTTGCGATTGCGCTCGTCAAGCTACGTACGATCGAAGGCGTGGCGCGACCGGCAATTGCGACGGTGTGGCCGGCGCTGAATGGTCCGACGGTCCTGCTCGACTCCGGGGCGAACGTCGACTGTCGACCCGAGTGGCTGATGCAGTTCGGCATCATGGGCTCTGCGTACGCAAAGGAAGTGCTCGGCATCGAACGGCCGCGCGTCGCGATCATCTCCATCGGCGAGGAGCGCACGAAAGGAAACCAACAGGTGCTCGAGGCAGCCAAGCTGCTCGATGCCGCGCCGGTGCATTTCATCGGAAATGTCGAAGGAAAAGACCTCTTTCACAACGTCGCAGACGTCATCGTCACCGACGGATTCGTCGGCAACGTCGTACTGAAAGCTGGGGAAGGTATCGCTTCCGATCTCGGCAGGGTCCTGCGCGAGACGCTGCTTGGCGGAAGCCTCTTGACGAAGCTTGGCACGATGATGCTCGCGCCGGAGTTGCGCAGGCTGCGGCGCCGCTTCGACTACGAAACCTACGGCGCGGCGCCCCTGCTGGGCCTGCGCGGCAACTGCTTGGTCACGCACGGACGAGCGAGTCGCAACGCGATCAAACATGCGATCGCAGCGGCGATCCAGGAAGTGCGCCACGACGTCGTCGGCACGATTGCGGGCCTCCTCGCTCCCAACGCGAACGCACCGAGCGTCGACTGA
- the cysE gene encoding serine O-acetyltransferase yields the protein MTMFRADLRAALERDPAARNALEVILCYPGFHALVAHRAIHALQRIGLRLIARLLSTWMRFLTGIEIHPAARIGKGVFIDHGMGVVIGETAEVGDGCTIYQGVTLGGRSLTRGKRHPTLGRNVTVGVGAAVLGAIRIGDGARIGGGSVVVKDVPENATVVGIPARIVMQDGKALEADGGEDEAWSWVI from the coding sequence ATGACGATGTTTCGCGCCGATCTTCGCGCAGCCTTGGAGCGTGACCCGGCGGCTCGCAACGCGCTCGAGGTCATTCTCTGCTACCCGGGATTCCACGCGCTCGTCGCCCATCGCGCCATTCATGCTCTGCAGCGAATCGGGCTGCGGCTCATAGCGCGGCTTCTCTCGACCTGGATGCGCTTTTTGACCGGAATCGAGATTCATCCCGCCGCCCGAATCGGCAAGGGCGTCTTCATCGATCACGGCATGGGCGTCGTGATCGGGGAGACGGCCGAGGTTGGCGACGGCTGCACGATCTATCAGGGCGTGACGCTCGGCGGAAGAAGCTTGACGCGCGGTAAGCGTCATCCGACGCTCGGGCGAAACGTCACGGTTGGCGTTGGAGCCGCCGTGCTCGGCGCGATTCGCATTGGAGACGGCGCTCGCATCGGTGGAGGGTCGGTCGTCGTCAAGGACGTTCCGGAGAATGCGACGGTTGTCGGCATTCCGGCGCGCATCGTTATGCAGGACGGCAAGGCGTTGGAGGCAGATGGCGGCGAAGACGAAGCCTGGTCGTGGGTGATCTAA
- a CDS encoding DegV family protein, translated as MAVAVVTDSTSDIDPARAARLGVTVVPLFVTFGDRSYRDYVDLSRADFYSKLLSERELPATSQPTAAMFEEAFTRQHAEELLCITISSHLSGTINSAQVAADRLIGRRVEIFDSQSASAGLGLMVLRACEMAGRGASLDEILAALEAERASQRLYACIPDLSHLQRTGRIGRAQAALGTLMRIVPVLSFENGQVVAKAQVRTFSRAQEAMLDLVLADVEDVAKARFVVMHTNAPELAAANLQLLLQRLGNARPHSAEIWEAGPVIATHGGPGAVGICIG; from the coding sequence GTGGCCGTCGCCGTGGTCACCGACAGTACCTCGGACATCGATCCCGCGCGAGCCGCCCGGCTCGGCGTGACCGTCGTTCCGCTGTTCGTTACCTTCGGCGACCGGAGTTATCGCGACTACGTCGATCTCTCGCGCGCGGATTTCTATAGCAAGTTGCTCTCCGAGCGGGAGCTCCCCGCCACGTCCCAGCCGACGGCGGCGATGTTCGAAGAGGCGTTTACCCGGCAGCACGCCGAGGAGCTGCTCTGCATTACGATCTCCTCGCATCTCTCGGGAACGATCAACTCCGCGCAAGTCGCTGCCGATCGTCTCATCGGCCGGCGCGTCGAAATCTTCGATTCGCAGAGCGCGTCGGCGGGGTTGGGACTCATGGTCCTTCGCGCGTGTGAGATGGCCGGCCGTGGCGCGAGCCTGGACGAAATCCTCGCAGCGTTGGAGGCAGAACGCGCGTCGCAACGACTCTACGCCTGTATCCCGGACCTCTCGCATCTTCAGCGCACCGGCCGGATCGGTCGGGCGCAGGCCGCTCTCGGGACGTTGATGCGCATCGTTCCCGTACTGTCGTTCGAGAACGGGCAGGTCGTCGCAAAGGCTCAGGTTCGGACGTTCTCGCGCGCGCAGGAAGCGATGCTCGATCTCGTGCTCGCCGACGTCGAGGACGTCGCAAAAGCGCGATTCGTCGTGATGCACACGAACGCGCCGGAGCTCGCAGCCGCGAACCTTCAGCTGCTGCTCCAGCGGTTGGGTAACGCGCGGCCTCACTCGGCGGAAATTTGGGAGGCCGGACCCGTCATCGCGACCCACGGAGGCCCGGGCGCCGTGGGCATCTGCATCGGATAG